Genomic DNA from Niallia circulans:
TTGCCTTTTTGCTTAAACGTCAGTTTGACTATTTCCGGATGAATATGAACTCCATCGACAATCATCTCTGCTGTCAGCTCATCATGAAGGAGTGCACCACCTGCCGTTCCAGGATCTCTGTGATGGAAGCCTCTCATCCCATTATATAAATGGGTAACATGATTCACTCCCGCTTTAATCGCATCGACGACCTCTTCATATACAGCATCAGTATGCCCCATTGAAGCAACAATGCCATTTTCTTTTAAATAAGCTGCCAACTCTAGCCCATTTTCTTTTTCAGGCGCTAATGTTACAAGGCGGATATGGTCACAAGCCAGTGCATTCCATTTCTTAAAAAGCTCAATATCTGCCAGCTTAATAGCATTTAGCGGCTGTGCACCTGCTCTCTTTTCATTAATAAAGGGGCCTTCGAGATGAACTCCAAGCATTTCTGCTTTACCTGAACCATTGGCCGTTTTCATATAGGCAGCAATGCTTTCTAAAGCAGCTTCAATCTCTTCTTGCCCTTGTGTCATAGTTGTTGCCAAGAAGCTAGTTGTTCCTTCATATGGCAAAATACTTGCGATTGTCGCAAGACCATCCTTTGTCCCATCCATCGCATCAGCATCGTTTGCTCCGTGAATATGAATATCAATCATCCCGGGAATTAGTTTGCTCCCCTTTGGAAAAGATATTGTCTGTACATCCGCTTTCTCGTCTTTCCAATCAGCAGTTTTCCCATAAGACTGGATGCTTCCTTGTTCGATAAGCAAGAAGCCATCGGAAATAACTTCATCTTCTGTATAAATGATTAAGTCCTTAAGAAGTAAAGACTCGCCAGTACTCTTGATTGACATAACAAAATCCCTTCTTACTTTAATTTATTTAAAAACTATATAACTAGATGTCTATACCAGTTATCTTAACATGTATTAATTCTAGCAAATATCTGCAATATTGCTAGAATTTTCTTAGATTATCTTTCAAAACAGCCACTTTATCAGAAACCGCTTACAGACAAATTATAAATGAAGGCTATTTACTTTGTCAATACAACTTATAGTCTTTACCACCTTTTGGATTTTATTACTAAAACAAGCATAATTTTTCGTGAAATGTATAGTTTTATAGTAAATATTTAATAATGATACTACCCATTTTAAACTTTTAGAAACATCAATTAACTATACAGAAAGGCTTGAATGATAGATGAACCTTCTCTCTTTTGCATTGAAAAACAAAAATGTAAGTGACTACGACATTATTCAGCACCAAAGTAAAACAATGGATCCGGTTATAACAGTAGTCACCCCTGTTTTCAATAATGCTGCTACCATTAAGAAAACAATCGATTCTGTTTTAAATCAAACATTAAGCGATCAAATTGAATATATTCTGGTAGACGATGGTTCAACAGACAAGACACGGTCCATTCTTCGTGATTACAGCAGTAACCATCCAAATATAAAGCTTGCACTGCTAAAAAGGAATACTGGCACACCTGCTTTTCCAAGAAATTTAGGAATCGAACTTGCTAGTGCGCCGTATATTTCTTTCCTTGATGCCGATGATTGGTTCGAATTATCTGGATTAGAGAAGCTTTATCGCGTGCTTAAGGAGACAGGCGATGATTATGTAGTCGGAAAAACGGTCAAAATACGGACGGATGGAGCCTCTATCGTTGGCGAACACGAATCCAGCACAGAGCGGAGAAATGTTCCCCC
This window encodes:
- the nagA gene encoding N-acetylglucosamine-6-phosphate deacetylase yields the protein MSIKSTGESLLLKDLIIYTEDEVISDGFLLIEQGSIQSYGKTADWKDEKADVQTISFPKGSKLIPGMIDIHIHGANDADAMDGTKDGLATIASILPYEGTTSFLATTMTQGQEEIEAALESIAAYMKTANGSGKAEMLGVHLEGPFINEKRAGAQPLNAIKLADIELFKKWNALACDHIRLVTLAPEKENGLELAAYLKENGIVASMGHTDAVYEEVVDAIKAGVNHVTHLYNGMRGFHHRDPGTAGGALLHDELTAEMIVDGVHIHPEIVKLTFKQKGKDNIILITDSMRAKWLEDGISSLGGQKVIVKDGKALLESGALAGSTLKMNDALTNMMAFTGCSLEDVIVMGSYNPARQIGVLDKKGSIKAGKDADLVVLNANNEVVLTICKGIIATKSGGAL